The Salvelinus fontinalis isolate EN_2023a chromosome 39, ASM2944872v1, whole genome shotgun sequence genome has a window encoding:
- the LOC129838597 gene encoding probable polypeptide N-acetylgalactosaminyltransferase 8, which translates to MRLGWVRGLASLLAMAVGILYITSIKREVHSHGERLQRAHQDDSVRGQDMLKRLEKMEDHIEKLVKSVNNGISLKEGQAVKDTEVKKERKVVKKLYPNSALFTSWGDELSEEEQKEAEELFQMYGYNAFLSDRLPLNRELPDTRDPKCANHQYPHDLPTISVVLIYLDEALSIIKRAVRSIIDKTPQRLLKDIILVDDHSSNEDLKEKLDAYISFIDEERPGLLKRVRHLDQLGLTQARLSGWREAEGDVVAILDAHIEVHMEWAEPLLARIKEDRTLVLTPVFDKVHFDDLTVTRYWPSAHAFDWPLWCMYESFRPEWYALKDETQPGKSPSVMGILVVDRLFFGEIGALDGGMKIYGGENVELGIRVWLCGGSVEVIPCSKIAHIERAHKPYLPDLSITMKRNALRVAEVWMDEYKHNVNIAWNLPLKDHGIDIGDVSERKKLRKSLNCKPFQWYLDNVYPMLDPLGDLLGYGALVNDLKTDLCIDQGPVPGNTPILYECHYFAPQNCYYRASGEIFIGGIKSHKYNSNRCLMDIGTRTPGLYECKEAKQKGFHMLWEFQQGKAIQNRQTKRCLEIAPGEDTYYQLVIQECSGQHWKIQNVIKDF; encoded by the exons ATGAGGCTAGGCTGGGTTCGAGGGCTGGcttctttgctggccatggccgTTGGAATACTCTACATCACATCCATTAAGCGGGAGGTTCATTCTCATGGGGAAAGACTGCAGAGGGCCCATCAGGATGACTCGGTCAGGGGCCAGGACATGCTCAAGAGGCTGGAGAAGATGGAGGATCACATCGAGAAGCTGG TGAAGTCAGTCAACAACGGGATCAGTCTGAAAGAGGGGCAGGCTGTGAAGGATACCGAGGTCAAGAAGGAGAGAAAGGTGGTGAAGAAGTTGTACCCCAACTCAGCTCTGTTTACAAGCTGGGGTGATGAGCTCTCAGAGGAGGAGCAGAAAGAGGCAGAGGAGCTGTTTCAGATGTATGGATACAACGCCTTCCTGAGTGACAGACTACCCCTGAACAGGGAACTCCCTGATACTCGCGATCCTAA GTGTGCTAATCACCAGTACCCACATGACCTGCCCACCATCAGCGTGGTGTTGATCTACTTGGACGAGGCCCTGTCAATCATCAAGAGAGCTGTCCGCAGCATCATAGACAAGACCCCCCAACGCCTGCTCAAAGACATCATACTGGTGGATGACCACAGCTCCAATG AGGACCTAAAGGAGAAGTTGGATGCCTACATCAGCTTCATCGATGAAGAGCGTCCGGGCCTGTTGAAAAGAGTGAGACACCTGGACCAGCTCGGTCTCACACAGGCCCGCCTCTCAGGGTGGAGGGAAGCTGAAGGAGACGTGGTGGCCATCTTGGATGCCCACATAGAAGTCCACATGGAATG GGCGGAGCCTCTGTTAGCTCGGATAAAGGAGGACCGCACGTTGGTGTTGACACCGGTGTTTGACAAAGTCCATTTCGATGACTTGACAGTCACACGTTATTGGCCGAGTGCACACGCCTTTGACTGGCCCCTGTGGTGTATGTACGAGTCCTTCAGACCTGAGTGGTATGCCTTAAAAGACGAGACACAGCCAGGAAA GAGCCCCTCCGTTATGGGCATACTAGTGGTTGATCGCCTGTTCTTTGGGGAAATTGGGGCTCTGGATGGTGGTATGAAGATCTATGGAGGTGAAAATGTTGAACTGGGCATCCGG GTGTGGCTGTGTGGTGGAAGTGTCGAGGTCATACCTTGTTCTAAAATAGCCCACATCGAGAGGGCCCATAAACCCTATCTCCCAGACCTGAGCATTACAATGAAGAGGAATGctctgagagtggctgaggtCTGGATGGATGAATACAAACACAATGTCAACATCGCCTGGAACCTCCCACTGAAG GATCATGGCATAGACATTGGGGATGTTTCAGAGAGGAAGAAGTTGAGAAAGAGTCTGAACTGCAAACCCTTCCAGTGGTATCTGGACAATGTGTATCCAATGTTAGACCCCCTGGGTGACTTGCTTGGTTATGGAGCT ctggtcaatgacctgaagacgGATCTCTGTATAGATCAAGGCCCAGTTCCGGGGAACACACCTATTTTATATGAATGCCATTATTTTGCTCCACAG AACTGTTATTATCGAGCCAGCGGGGAGATCTTCATTGGAGGCATCAAGTCTCACAAGTACAACAGTAATCGTTGTCTGATGGACATTGGCACTCGAACCCCAGGACTGTATGAGTGCAAGGAGGCCAAGCAGAAGGGATTCCACATGCTCTGGGAATTTCAACAG GGAAAAGCCATccagaacagacagacaaagagatgtCTGGAGATTGCCCCAGGGGAGGACACTTACTACCAGCTCGTCATTCAGGAGTGCAGTGGGCAGCACTGGAAAATACAGAACGTGATAAAAGACTTCTGA